One Nodosilinea sp. FACHB-141 DNA segment encodes these proteins:
- a CDS encoding mechanosensitive ion channel family protein, with protein MGLNEGLPGKNCRVMGLAELNNSMALGRQNHRRLWLLALGLGLALIFSWPVPHAGLPAFAQTAVEPAEQFFADVLVQGQPVLQVGGLPDVSAVERAGQINRRIAALLNQTDNPDPITVNVDGDRDLATLQVNQRVIMTVTEQDALDFDTDMATLAQRWADLLNQAMARTNLAAAVSYRIRGTSQQMVRNTLDNLPALLGALVVLVLTWLLAAVVRHAVLVWASKTEGDRTTEELISRLCYGGVWTLGSVVALGVMGLNFAALLGTLGLTSVAIGFSLRDVLSNYISGVILLATRPFRIGDQIVINNFEGTVTQIQLRATTVQTYDGRLVYIPNQEVFQSSITNNTASPVRLSSVTVGIDHNADLPDLFNRIQQQMKQVEGVELDPEPIVLVRELTPSTVNLEAQFWVNSRKQSFLQVTSQVLAAIKLTLQDAQFAETNAPEDMAIEPLSNEPLPNPPIP; from the coding sequence ATGGGGTTGAATGAAGGATTGCCGGGCAAGAACTGCCGGGTAATGGGCCTAGCGGAGTTAAACAACAGTATGGCTTTGGGAAGACAGAACCATCGGCGGCTCTGGCTGCTAGCGCTCGGTCTAGGACTGGCCTTGATCTTTAGCTGGCCGGTGCCCCACGCTGGACTGCCCGCCTTTGCTCAAACAGCGGTAGAGCCAGCGGAGCAATTTTTTGCCGACGTACTGGTGCAGGGGCAGCCCGTATTGCAGGTGGGAGGTTTGCCCGATGTTAGCGCGGTTGAGCGGGCCGGGCAAATCAACCGGCGCATTGCCGCTTTGCTCAACCAGACCGATAACCCAGACCCTATTACCGTCAACGTTGATGGCGATCGCGACCTGGCCACCCTGCAAGTCAACCAGCGGGTGATCATGACTGTGACCGAGCAAGACGCGCTGGACTTTGACACTGATATGGCCACCCTGGCTCAGCGCTGGGCCGACCTGCTCAACCAGGCGATGGCCCGTACTAATCTGGCGGCGGCGGTGTCCTATCGCATTCGCGGCACCTCTCAGCAGATGGTGAGAAACACCCTAGATAACCTACCCGCACTACTGGGGGCGCTGGTGGTGCTAGTGCTGACCTGGCTGCTAGCGGCGGTAGTGCGCCACGCCGTGCTGGTGTGGGCCTCAAAAACCGAGGGCGATCGCACCACCGAAGAGCTGATCAGCCGCCTCTGCTATGGCGGCGTGTGGACCTTAGGATCTGTAGTGGCCCTAGGCGTAATGGGGCTCAACTTTGCCGCTCTGCTTGGCACTTTGGGCCTGACCAGTGTCGCCATCGGCTTTAGCCTGCGCGATGTGTTGAGCAACTACATATCTGGGGTGATTTTGCTGGCCACCCGGCCCTTTCGCATTGGCGACCAGATCGTCATTAACAATTTCGAGGGCACGGTGACTCAAATTCAGCTGCGGGCCACCACGGTGCAAACCTACGACGGCCGCTTGGTCTACATTCCCAATCAGGAAGTATTTCAGAGCAGCATTACCAACAACACCGCCTCGCCCGTGCGCCTCAGCAGTGTCACCGTGGGCATTGACCACAACGCCGATCTGCCCGACCTGTTCAACCGCATTCAGCAGCAGATGAAGCAAGTTGAAGGGGTTGAGCTTGACCCCGAACCCATTGTGCTGGTGCGAGAACTGACTCCCAGCACCGTAAACCTTGAGGCGCAGTTTTGGGTGAATTCTCGAAAACAGTCATTTTTGCAGGTCACCTCTCAAGTTTTAGCGGCCATCAAGCTAACGCTGCAAGACGCCCAGTTTGCTGAAACTAACGCCCCTGAAGACATGGCGATCGAGCCCCTCTCCAACGAACCCTTGCCCAATCCTCCCATCCCTTGA
- a CDS encoding SDR family oxidoreductase, whose protein sequence is MAHPTLASTHRRLLITGASGFLGWHLARAAQATWQVEGTYHRHVPPLPGVKLHCIDLTDVIALNEWLTQVAPDAVIHTAALSQPNRCEQEPDLSYAMNVEATRVLAQFCGSHQIPLAFTSTDQVFDGLAAPYDETSPPNPISVYGRHKVEAETIIQALHPAAVICRMPLLYGPPSPTAECFLQGFLRTLEAGQPLHLFTDEFRTPAYVEDAALGLLLALEKTSGLLHLGGPDRISRYDFGLRMAEVFGLDKDLILASKQADVTLPAPRPPDVSSASQKAFELGYRPRGIMAGLTAVKEWSLSSRTQ, encoded by the coding sequence ATGGCACACCCCACCTTGGCCTCAACCCACCGCCGACTCTTGATTACTGGTGCTAGCGGCTTTTTGGGCTGGCATCTGGCCCGCGCAGCCCAGGCGACCTGGCAGGTCGAGGGCACCTACCACCGCCACGTTCCGCCGCTGCCAGGGGTCAAGCTGCACTGTATTGATCTGACTGATGTGATCGCTCTCAACGAGTGGCTTACACAGGTCGCCCCCGACGCCGTGATCCACACCGCTGCCCTGTCGCAGCCCAACCGCTGTGAGCAGGAGCCCGACCTCTCCTACGCCATGAATGTCGAAGCGACGCGGGTGCTGGCTCAGTTTTGCGGCAGCCACCAAATTCCCTTGGCCTTTACCTCTACCGACCAGGTGTTTGACGGCCTGGCGGCTCCCTACGACGAAACCTCGCCTCCCAACCCCATCAGCGTCTATGGTCGCCACAAGGTCGAAGCTGAGACCATCATTCAGGCCTTACACCCCGCCGCTGTGATTTGCCGCATGCCGCTGCTGTACGGTCCGCCCAGCCCGACGGCAGAGTGCTTTTTGCAAGGCTTCTTGCGCACGCTGGAAGCAGGGCAGCCCCTACATCTGTTTACCGACGAGTTTCGCACTCCGGCCTACGTCGAAGATGCCGCTCTTGGCCTGCTGCTCGCCCTCGAAAAAACCTCTGGCCTGCTGCACCTTGGCGGTCCCGATCGCATCAGTCGCTACGACTTTGGCCTGCGGATGGCCGAGGTCTTTGGCCTCGATAAAGACCTCATTCTGGCCAGCAAACAGGCCGATGTGACCCTACCTGCCCCCCGCCCGCCCGATGTGTCGTCTGCCAGCCAAAAGGCGTTTGAGTTGGGTTATCGCCCGCGCGGCATCATGGCGGGGTTGACAGCTGTGAAAGAATGGTCGCTAAGCTCTCGCACTCAATAA
- a CDS encoding lysozyme, giving the protein MDDDKLPPVWQRILMLSGLAASILVPLIIGMVGHSNRSIQANNMGLRSVDVLGEPPRSEAESLGKWAVRLINGHSHAPLPEVAQQELQLETPGVDLVATFEGVSLAEDGKIYPYDDGLGNQIIGYGHLIQPHEQQSGTIDIDGALVPFAKGISQAQAKTLLDQDLKPIRQKIDDLVTVELTNNQRDALASFVYNIGLQAFEESTLLKKLHAGEYDAVPTELMKFTKAGGEEFPGLVNRRKAEVELWNTPDASTQE; this is encoded by the coding sequence ATGGATGATGACAAGCTGCCCCCGGTTTGGCAAAGGATTCTGATGCTCAGTGGTCTAGCGGCAAGCATTTTAGTGCCCCTGATTATCGGCATGGTGGGGCACAGCAATCGATCGATTCAGGCTAATAACATGGGCTTGCGCTCCGTTGATGTGCTTGGAGAACCGCCCCGCTCTGAAGCAGAAAGCCTAGGCAAGTGGGCGGTTAGGCTGATCAACGGCCACTCTCACGCGCCGCTGCCCGAGGTCGCCCAGCAGGAGCTTCAGCTAGAGACGCCGGGGGTTGATCTGGTGGCCACCTTCGAAGGCGTCAGCTTGGCTGAGGACGGGAAGATTTATCCCTACGATGACGGCTTGGGCAACCAGATCATCGGTTACGGGCACCTGATCCAACCCCATGAGCAACAGTCAGGGACCATTGACATCGACGGCGCATTGGTACCCTTTGCCAAGGGTATTAGCCAAGCCCAGGCTAAAACTCTGCTCGATCAAGACTTGAAGCCAATTCGCCAAAAAATCGACGATCTTGTTACCGTTGAGCTTACCAACAACCAGCGCGATGCCTTAGCTTCATTCGTGTATAACATTGGGCTACAGGCTTTTGAAGAAAGCACGCTGCTGAAAAAGCTCCATGCTGGCGAGTACGATGCCGTGCCCACAGAACTGATGAAGTTTACTAAGGCTGGCGGTGAGGAGTTTCCTGGCTTAGTTAACCGGCGTAAAGCCGAAGTTGAGCTGTGGAACACACCCGATGCCTCTACCCAAGAGTAG